DNA from Lentibacillus amyloliquefaciens:
GTATTCTTTAAGAATGTATGATCAGGTTTATATCCCGTCATGGCAAAAACAAAGTCATTATCAATTTCTTTCGTTTCATTTTCGGCAGTATAGACAATTTTGTCGTGTGTGATTTCGTTTACCTCGGCATTAAATTCCATCCGGACAATATTCTTTCGGACCAATGAATCAAATTCAGGCAAAATCCAAGGTTTAATGCTCTTGGAATAAGCATCTCCGCGGTACAGAACCGTGATATTGGCACCAGCTTTATGCAATTCAAGCGTTGTATCGACTGCCGAGTTTTTGCCGCCGATAACCGTCACATTTTTGCCGAGATACGGATGAGCTTCCTTAAAATAATGCATAACTTTCGGCAGTTCTTCGCCTGGAATGTTCATCTTGTTTGGCTGATCGTAATAACCTGTAGCAATTATGACGTTGTCAGCTATATATTTTTCATATGTTCCTTTTGCTGTTTCCGTTTCAACTGAAAATGTATTTTCATCAAAAGACGAGATTCTGAGAACGTCCTCAAATGAATTGATTCGCAAGTTTTTTCTGCTTGCCACTTCTCTGTAATAAGCCAGAGCCTGATTGCGCACCGGCTTTTTCATTTCCGTTATAAAAGGCATATCTCCAATTTCAAGTTTATCACTTGAACTGAAAAATGTTTGATGTGTCGGAAAGTTATAGATTGTGTTGACAACATTCGCTTTCTCGATAATTAATGGATTAATCCCATGTTCTTGAAGATCAATCGCACACGCCATGCCGCATGGGCCGCCCCCAATAACAATTGTCTTTTCTTTTCTCATCGTACGCACTTCCTTATTATATAATTCCATTAAAAAACTCTTATCCAACTATACATGATAAGAGTTTTTTCGTCACATATTCCGTTTTTGAACTGATTCGCTTGCATTAAATTGCCGCAGATTCTAAAAGTATTTACTGATTTATACCCAGCCGCGAAATCTTGCAGCTTCCGCCATTTTTCGCACGCCGGACATATAAGCTGCCAGACGCATATCGATACGTCTAGTCTCGGCTGTATTATAAATATTGTTAAATGCTTTTATCATATTTTCATGAAGCTTTTCATCAATTTCTTCTGCGGACCAGTAATAACCTTGGTTGTTCTGCACCCACTCGAAATAGGACACTGTGACGCCTCCTGAAGATGCAAGCACATCAGGAACAAGCAAAACACCACGTTCTGAAAGAATTCTGGTTCCTTCCAGAGTTGTCGGTCCATTTGCGGCTTCGACCACGATACCGGCTTTAATTTTATGCGCGTTTTCCCCGGTAATTTGATTTTGTACGGCTGCAGGCACAAGTATATCGCAATCTAATTCCAGCAGCTCATTGTTGGTGATGGTGTCTTCAAATAATTTAGTAACCGTTCCAAAACTGTCTCTTCTATCCAGTAAATAATCAATATCAAGGCCCTCAGGGTCATGAAGAGCGCCATAAGCATCTGATATGCCTACGATTTTAGCGCCTGCATCATAGAGAAATTTCGCAAGGAAGCTGCCTGCGTTTCCGAAACCTTGAACGACTACTCTTGCCCCTTTTACATCAAAACCTTTTTTCTTGGCTGCTTCATTTATACAAATTGTTACACCTTTAGCAGTAGCAGATTCCCTGCCGTGTGAACCGCCCAGAACAATTGGCTTTCCTGTGATAAAGCCCGGGTTGTTAAATTCATCAATGCGGCTGTATTCATCCATCATCCATGCCATGATTTGCGAGTTTGTAAAGACATCCGGCGCCGGAATATCCTTGTTCGGTCCAACGATCTGGCTGATCGCACGAACGTATCCTCTGCTGAGTCCTTCCAGTTCCCGAAAAGACATCTCACGCGGATCACAGATAATTCCGCCTTTCCCGCCGCCATATGGCAAATCAACAATTCCTGCTTTCAGACTCATCCATATTGATAAAGCCTTGACTTCTTTTTCATTAACATTCGGGTGAAACCTGACACCGCCCTTTGTAGGTCCAACAGCATCATTGTGCTGTGCGCGGTATCCAGTGAAAATTTTAATCGAACCATCGTCCATTCGAACCGGGATTCTTACGGTCATCATACGCATAGGATCTTTCATCAGTTCAAATACTTCGTCAGGGTAACCCAATTTCTCCAATGCGTTTTTAACAACAGTCCGTGTTGAGGCTAACACATCTGTGACTTCATTCTTATCTTTGGTAGAATCTGCTGCGTTGTCGGCTACCATGAATTTACCTCCTATAAAATCATAAGATATTTAAATATTAACGGTACTCAGAGATTAGTATACACTTTCCCGATAAATATGCAATAAAATCAATCGAATTTCTTCAGGGAAAAAACCGAAACGTGTAAACGATTCAACTAAGTCTTTCTCCGCAAGTGACTTTATCAATGAAACGTATCCATAATTTGTTTGACAGCAGTCGACTTCATAATTTGTTTACCATACTCTTTTAACCTGTATGATGTGATAATACTTGGGAAAGAGAACTCTGACATAACGGCAATCACATTTTCTTTATCCTTTTGAAGAAACTCTGCTTCATGAAATAACATATAGTAGCGCTTATCCATATGATATATTTGACCGCCGTGTATGCCCAATGCTGTCAAATTTGCTGCAACCTGGATGATGTCTTCAAAGTCGTCAAATGAGAAAATCAA
Protein-coding regions in this window:
- a CDS encoding YpdA family putative bacillithiol disulfide reductase, with translation MRKEKTIVIGGGPCGMACAIDLQEHGINPLIIEKANVVNTIYNFPTHQTFFSSSDKLEIGDMPFITEMKKPVRNQALAYYREVASRKNLRINSFEDVLRISSFDENTFSVETETAKGTYEKYIADNVIIATGYYDQPNKMNIPGEELPKVMHYFKEAHPYLGKNVTVIGGKNSAVDTTLELHKAGANITVLYRGDAYSKSIKPWILPEFDSLVRKNIVRMEFNAEVNEITHDKIVYTAENETKEIDNDFVFAMTGYKPDHTFLKNTGVSIDEESGRPYYDPETMETNVPGIYVAGVVAAGYNNNEIFIENGRYHGGIIANAIMSKG
- a CDS encoding Glu/Leu/Phe/Val family dehydrogenase, with amino-acid sequence MVADNAADSTKDKNEVTDVLASTRTVVKNALEKLGYPDEVFELMKDPMRMMTVRIPVRMDDGSIKIFTGYRAQHNDAVGPTKGGVRFHPNVNEKEVKALSIWMSLKAGIVDLPYGGGKGGIICDPREMSFRELEGLSRGYVRAISQIVGPNKDIPAPDVFTNSQIMAWMMDEYSRIDEFNNPGFITGKPIVLGGSHGRESATAKGVTICINEAAKKKGFDVKGARVVVQGFGNAGSFLAKFLYDAGAKIVGISDAYGALHDPEGLDIDYLLDRRDSFGTVTKLFEDTITNNELLELDCDILVPAAVQNQITGENAHKIKAGIVVEAANGPTTLEGTRILSERGVLLVPDVLASSGGVTVSYFEWVQNNQGYYWSAEEIDEKLHENMIKAFNNIYNTAETRRIDMRLAAYMSGVRKMAEAARFRGWV